In Cervus elaphus chromosome 5, mCerEla1.1, whole genome shotgun sequence, the following proteins share a genomic window:
- the LOC122695043 gene encoding keratin-associated protein 9-3-like, protein MTHSCCSPCCQPTCCRPTCCRTTCCRPTCCEPSCCQSCCPPTCSQTTCCRTICCKPTCVTTCCQPTCCEPSCCRPCCPPTCYQTSENTCCRTTCCKPTCVTTCCQPTCGGSSCCQPCCLPACCQTTCCRTTCLKPTCVTTCCQPTCCGSSSCGQTCSGSRCCQSCYQPASCAPVYCHRTCYHPTCCCLPGCQDQSCGSSCCQPCSHPVCCQTTCCRSTCCQPTCVTTCCQPTCCGSSSCGQTCSRSSCCQPCCHPSCVSTCCQPSCC, encoded by the coding sequence ATGACCCATTCCTGCTGCTCCCCTTGCTGTCAACCTACCTGCTGCCGGCCCACCTGCTGCAGGACCACCTGCTGCCGGCCCACCTGCTGTGAGCCCAGCTGCTGTCAGTCCTGCTGCCCCCCAACTTGCTCTCAAACCACCTGTTGCAGGACCATCTGCTGCAAACCTACTTGTGTGACCACCTGCTGTCAGCCCACCTGCTGTGAGCCCAGCTGCTGCCGGCCTTGCTGCCCCCCAACTTGCTATCAGACTAGTGAAAACACCTGCTGTAGGACCACCTGCTGCAAACCCACCTGTGTGACCACCTGCTGTCAGCCCACCTGCGGTgggtccagctgctgccagccttgcTGCCTCCCTGCCTGCTGTCAGACCACCTGCTGCAGGACCACCTGCCTCAAGCCTACTTGTGTGAccacctgctgccagcccacctgctgtgGGTCCAGCAGCTGTGGACAAACCTGCAGTGGGTCCAGGTGCTGTCAGTCTTGCTACCAGCCAGCTTCCTGTGCACCTGTGTACTGCCATAGAACCTGCTACCACCCCACATGCTGCTGCCTGCCTGGGTGCCAAGACCAGAGCTGTGgatccagctgctgccagccttgcAGCCACCCTGTCTGCTGTCAGACCACCTGCTGCAGGAGCACCTGCTGCCAACCTACTTGTGTGACCACCTGCTGTCAGCCCACGTGCTGTGGGTCCAGCAGTTGTGGACAAACCTGCAGCAgatccagctgctgccagccttgcTGCCACCCCAGCTGTGTGTCCACCTGCTGCCAGCCTTCCTGCTGCTGA